A stretch of Fusarium poae strain DAOMC 252244 chromosome 2, whole genome shotgun sequence DNA encodes these proteins:
- a CDS encoding hypothetical protein (SECRETED:SignalP(1-18)), with protein MYLYAAIWFSSVAVSARASAPIEAPFLPDAEILSLSASPVLDYTQIATFAFNYNHSTVQATGLNFCNVTITLNHPGQGDEVDAESWLPLSTLNGPAQELPRPGA; from the coding sequence ATGTACCTATACGCAGCAATTTGGTTCTCCAGCGTCGCCGTATCAGCCCGCGCAAGTGCCCCGATTGAGGCTCCTTTCCTTCCAGATGCCGAGATCCTCTCTCTCAGCGCATCGCCCGTCCTTGACTACACGCAGATCGCCACGTTCGCGTTCAACTATAACCATTCCACAGTTCAGGCAACCGGCCTCAACTTTTGCAATGTGACCATCACCTTAAACCACCCAGGTCAGGGAGACGAGGTGGACGCTGAGTCCTGGCTTCCACTGAGTACCTTGAATGGCCCTGCTCAAGAACTTCCACGGCCGGGAGCATGA
- a CDS encoding hypothetical protein (TransMembrane:7 (o17-38i50-69o89-109i129-151o163-185i206-227o242-261i)) produces the protein MTPNSTSNTDFDDFKLYLYKPSLVAAIIFTVLFGVVSARHFQLLFKTRTWSFIPFSIGCLVETVGYGARAYSATQTPDWELMPYIFQNVFILLGPTFFAASIYMVLGRLICFLEGQHLSMIKVNRLTKIFLLGDILSFFGQGGGGGLIASASDKKSQDLGNNIIFVGLAIQVIFFGGFMVITAIFHVRILRQPTKRSQTTGAPWQAFMAVLYLTSALIMVRSVFRMIEYAQGHDGALISKEIYAYMLDALLMIVVAAILTVRHPSAIFTYQAMSDLFGHNSGNVDNMPMVTPRPYVVLP, from the exons ATGACACCCAACTCAACTTCCAACACCGATTTTGACGACTTCAAGCTGTACCTCTACAAGCCCTCCCTTGTAGCTGCCATCATATTTACCGTTCTTTTCGGTGTTGTTTCCGCTCGCCATTTTCAGCTTTTGTTCAAAACGAGAACGTGGTCGTTTATTCCCTTCTCCATAGGTTGCCTTG TGGAAACCGTTGGATATGGCGCCCGAGCATACTCGGCAACACAGACTCCCGACTGGGAGCTGATGCCTTACATCTTTCAGAacgtcttcatcctccttgGCCCAACATTCTTCGCAGCTTCCATCTACATGGTATTAGGCCGGCTCATATGCTTTCTCGAGGGGCAGCATCTCTCTATGATCAAGGTGAATCGGCTTACCAAAATCTTCTTGCTGGGAGACATTCTCTCCTTTTTCGGGCAAGGTGGAG GTGGCGGACTCATCGCTAGTGCTAGCGACAAAAAAAGCCAAGATCTTGGCAACAATATCATTTTTGTCGGTCTCGCGATTCAGGTCATCTTTTTCGGCGGCTTCATGGTGATCACGGCAATTTTCCACGTGCGCATACTAAGGCAGCCTACCAAAAGGTCACAAACCACGGGTGCTCCATGGCAGGCGTTCATGGCCGTACTCTACCTTACAAGTGCGCTTATCATGGTGCGGTCTGTCTTTCGGATGATAGAATATGCTCAAGGCCATGATGGTGCATTGATCTCTAAGGAGATTTACGCCTACATGCTAGACGCCCTGCTCATGATTGTCGTTGCGGCCATCCTCACTGTACGCCACCCAAGTGCGATCTTTACATACCAGGCTATGTCCGATCTTTTCGGTCATAACTCGGGTAATGTCGACAATATGCCAATGGTTACCCCACGGCCATACGTGGTGTTACCCTAA